The following are encoded together in the Juglans microcarpa x Juglans regia isolate MS1-56 chromosome 2D, Jm3101_v1.0, whole genome shotgun sequence genome:
- the LOC121249662 gene encoding DNA damage-repair/toleration protein DRT100-like, producing the protein MKKLCFSHLLLFSFIFTLQFFAVVSTTCHVDDEAGLLGFKSGINADPSGMLSSWKPGTDCCSWAGITCSGNRVTSLSLHGQPDNPNSFLSGEISPSLSKLKFVWGIYLQNLRNLSGPFPGLLFGLPALNYVYIENNKLSGQLPASIGNLTRLSALSLAGNRFTGRIPSSISYLTGLTQLKLGQNRLHGPIPYGIRQLKNLTFLSLERNRLFGSIPHFFQSFPDLRILRLSHNKFTGKIPASIATLAPKLAYLELGHNALKGQIPDFLGNFKALDTLDLSANGFSGVVPASFRNLTKIFNLDLSHNHLVDPFPEMNVKGIESLDLSYNNFHLKAIPKWVTSSPIIYSLKLSKCGIKMRLEDWKPSETYFYDYIDLSENEISGSAIGLLNSTDYLVGFWASGNRLRFKLEDLRIVKTLKHLDLSRNLVYGKVPKAVSGLERLNVSYNHLCGQLPVTKFPKSAFLGNDCLCGSPLATCEV; encoded by the coding sequence ATGAAGAAGCTCTGTTTCTCTcacctcctcctcttctcctttaTCTTCACTCTCCAGTTCTTCGCAGTCGTATCGACCACTTGTCACGTCGACGACGAGGCTGGTCTTTTGGGGTTTAAATCCGGCATCAATGCGGACCCGTCCGGGATGCTTAGCTCCTGGAAGCCAGGTACCGACTGCTGCTCCTGGGCGGGTATTACATGTTCGGGCAACCGGGTCACAAGTCTATCTCTCCACGGCCAACCCGACAACCCCAACTCATTCTTATCCGGCGAAATCTCACCCTCCCTCTCCAAACTTAAATTCGTATGGGGAATCTACCTCCAGAATCTCCGTAACCTTTCAGGCCCTTTTCCAGGCCTCCTTTTCGGATTACCAGCGCTCAATTACGTCTACATTGAAAACAACAAGCTCTCGGGTCAACTACCCGCATCTATCGGCAACCTGACCCGACTCAGTGCACTCAGTCTAGCCGGTAACCGCTTCACCGGGCGGATCCCGAGTTCAATCTCCTACTTGACTGGACTGACTCAGCTCAAGCTCGGCCAAAACCGCCTCCACGGTCCGATACCTTACGGGATTCGTCAACTCAAGAACCTTACCTTTTTGTCTCTCGAGCGAAACCGCCTCTTCGGCTCCATACCCCATTTTTTCCAGTCATTCCCGGATCTCCGAATCCTCAGACTTTCCCATAACAAATTTACGGGGAAAATCCCGGCCTCCATTGCTACCCTCGCGCCTAAACTGGCCTACCTTGAACTCGGCCACAACGCTCTGAAGGGCCAAATCCCAGATTTTCTCGGAAATTTCAAGGCGCTAGACACGTTGGATCTCTCAGCCAACGGGTTCTCGGGAGTCGTCCCCGCGAGCTTCAGGAATCTGACAAAGATATTTAACCTCGATCTTTCTCACAATCACCTGGTCGACCCTTTCCCGGAGATGAACGTGAAAGGCATAGAATCCCTTGATCTGTCGTACAACAATTTTCATCTTAAGGCAATCCCAAAATGGGTAACGTCGTCACCGATAATTTACTCTCTAAAGCTATCCAAGTGTGGAATCAAAATGAGGTTGGAGGATTGGAAGCCGTCGGAGACTTATTTCTACGATTATATTGATTTATCGGAGAATGAGATATCGGGGAGTGCAATTGGGTTGCTGAACAGTACCGATTACCTGGTGGGGTTTTGGGCCTCGGGGAATCGGCTGAGGTTCAAATTGGAGGATTTGAGGATTGTAAAGACATTGAAGCACTTGGATCTGTCGAGGAATTTGGTGTATGGGAAAGTGCCCAAGGCTGTTTCCGGGCTTGAGAGATTGAACGTTAGTTATAATCACTTGTGTGGGCAACTTCCGGTTACGAAGTTCCCGAAGAGTGCGTTTCTGGGAAATGACTGTTTATGTGGCTCTCCGCTAGCTACTTGCGAAGTGTAG
- the LOC121249665 gene encoding molybdopterin synthase sulfur carrier subunit, whose protein sequence is MDTVKGKINTQTGDPTDKGNKASSVKTKILFFARARDLTGLTEMPLEVSSGSSVQDCLNDLVARFPSLEEIRGCMVLALNEEYTTESAILKDRDELAIIPPISGG, encoded by the coding sequence ATGGATACAGTGAAAGGAAAGATCAACACTCAAACCGGGGACCCTACAGACAAGGGAAACAAAGCTTCATCTGTCAAGACGAAGATTCTGTTCTTTGCAAGAGCTCGAGATCTTACTGGCTTGACAGAGATGCCATTGGAAGTGTCGTCAGGAAGTTCTGTCCAGGATTGTTTGAACGATCTCGTTGCCAGGTTTCCAAGCTTGGAAGAGATCCGTGGCTGTATGGTTCTTGCACTAAACGAAGAATACACCACCGAGTCGGCAATACTCAAAGACAGAGATGAGTTGGCAATTATACCTCCCATTAGTGGTGGTTAG
- the LOC121249661 gene encoding C-type lectin receptor-like tyrosine-protein kinase At1g52310: MVLMELKVSAMQLFLLLISCAVLHLQASVNTGFNGSDPGNVAASWSQASKAPCPAGWVSDPDKSKCFGYMRSPKSWNESEALCNGYGGHLAALTSFQELSFALKLCGEVINGCWVGGRGINSTVGFSWTWSDNTSYWNESIFLGAPVPSSCTNSSCHTNNSFDPCTLVTNGATSLISERCNMSHAFICMLDIGSICHHMHCHKEYLIILAVVSALILCTTLAVVVWLLAYKRSKKRRRSRKLSNPAASALVPPSWKVFTKEELKSITKNFSEGNRLVGDAKTGGTFSGLLPDGSRVAVKRLKRSSFQRKKEFYSEIGRVARLHHPNLVAVKGCCYDHGDRYIVYEFIVNGPLDRWLHHIPRGGRSLDWAMRMKIATTLAQGIAFLHDKVKPHVVHRDIRASNVLLDEDFGAHLMGVGLSKFVPYEVMQERTVMAGGTYGYLAPEFVYRNELTTKSDVYSFGVLLLEIVSGRRPAQAVDSVGWQSIFEWATPLVQAHRYPDLLDPHISSSSSSDIPEAGVIQKVVDLVYACTQHVPSMRPRMSHVVHQLQQLAQTPIIK, encoded by the exons ATGGTCCTGATGGAACTGAAAGTATCTGCCATGCAACTTTTTTTGCTTCTGATTTCTTGCGCCGTGCTCCACCTACAAGCTTCGGTGAATACG GGATTTAACGGTTCGGATCCTGGTAACGTTGCTGCTTCATGGAGTCAAGCCAGTAAAG CACCATGTCCTGCTGGTTGGGTATCTGACCCTGATAAAAGTAAATGCTTTGGTTATATGAGAAGTCCCAAGTCATGGAATGAGTCAGAGGCCCTCTGTAACGGATATGGTGGGCATTTGGCGGCATTAACATCATTTCAAGAACTGAGCTTTGCTCTTAAGCTATGTGGTGAAGTCATTAATGGCTGTTGGGTTGGAGGAAGAGGCATCAACTCTACTGTTGGTTTCAGTTGGACATGGTCAGATAATACTTCATATTGGAACGAGTCCATCTTTCTTGGGGCACCTGTTCCATCCAGTTGCACCAATTCTTCCTGCCACACCAACAATTCGTTTGATCCATGTACACTGGTAACTAATGGAGCAACATCTCTCATTAGTGAGAGATGCAACATGTCTCATGCTTTTATATGCATGCTTGATATAG GGAGCATATGCCACCACATGCACTGCCACAAGGAATATCTTATCATCCTTGCAGTTGTAAGTGCATTGATTCTCTGTACTACGTTGGCTGTAGTAGTTTGGCTTCTTGCATACAAGCGGAGCAAGAAGCGCAGGCGATCTCGCAAGCTATCTAATCCAGCAGCTTCTGCATTAGTGCCCCCGTCATGGAAAGTCTTCACCAAAGAGGAACTGAAGTCAATTACAAAGAACTTTAGTGAAGGAAACCGTCTAGTCGGAGATGCCAAGACAGGTGGAACATTTAGCGGCCTTCTACCTGATGGCTCAAGAGTGGCAGTTAAAAGGTTGAAGAGATCTAGCTTTCAGAGGAAAAAGGAGTTCTATTCTGAAATTGGAAGGGTTGCAAGGCTTCACCATCCAAACTTGGTGGCTGTGAAAGGATGCTGCTATGATCATGGTGATCGCTACATTGTTTATGAGTTCATAGTTAATGGGCCCTTGGATAGATGGCTACACCACATACCAAGGGGGGGTCGGAGCTTAGATTGGGCTATGAGAATGAAAATTGCCACTACTCTTGCTCAAGGAATTGC GTTCCTGCATGACAAGGTTAAGCCACATGTCGTGCATCGAGATATACGTGCCAGTAATGTACTACTTGATGAAGACTTTGGAGCACATTTAATGGGGGTTGGCCTCTCAAAGTTTGTCCCATATGAAGTGATGCAAGAGCGGACTGTGATGGCTGGTGGCACATATGGATACCTAGCCCCCGAATTCGTCTACAGAAATGAGCTTACAACAAAGAGTGACGTGTATAGTTTTGGTGTACTGCTGCTTGAAATTGTAAGTGGCCGCAGGCCTGCACAGGCAGTTGATTCAGTTGGTTGGCAGAGTATATTTGAATGGGCTACACCTCTGGTTCAGGCTCATCGGTACCCAGATCTCTTGGATCCTCACatatcttcttcatcctcctcgGATATTCCCGAGGCTGGTGTTATTCAGAAGGTGGTAGATCTTGTTTATGCTTGTACACAGCATGTTCCATCTATGCGTCCCAGAATGTCTCATGTTGTTCATCAGCTGCAACAGTTGGCCCAGACACCTATTATAAAGTAA